The following proteins are co-located in the Maridesulfovibrio sp. genome:
- a CDS encoding HlyD family type I secretion periplasmic adaptor subunit: MQELPPPLGKINAPEEPESTQESLRDRIKNLISRTITACTPKMASDEMEFLPASLEVVETPPSPIGRAIIWCIVLFVVLGVIWACLGKTDVVAVAEGKVIPSGRVKTIQPLEHGVVSKILVHDGQLVKKGDLLIELDTTSSGADVDRLDAELDAARLEKARLDALLAWSPELGLKPRLKAPEGVEPHEVEQEKRYLAQEADALLSKLKTYDNEVRRIKAQMQAAKHTVEKLKNTLPIITKQAAMRKQLYNQDVAPENEWLEIETQRIQVEQDFKTEQQKYEEAEASMLLALEQRVQTLSEYRRDLLERRTQVSTQAESLVQELKKATQVDTLQRITAPVSGKVQQLNVHTVGGVVTPAQPLMIIVPENFKLEIEAKVQNKDIGFVRAGQDVEIKLEAFPFTEYGIIDGSLRHVSGDAVQTEEGELYYNARVDMKQSYILVNGKKVNLSPGMRASAEVKIRQRRLIEFFLSPLLKYTSESLKER; this comes from the coding sequence ATGCAAGAACTACCTCCCCCGCTTGGGAAAATTAATGCACCAGAGGAACCGGAATCTACGCAGGAATCTTTGCGTGATAGAATTAAAAATTTAATTTCCAGAACGATAACGGCCTGCACGCCTAAAATGGCTTCAGATGAGATGGAGTTTTTGCCTGCTTCGCTTGAAGTGGTAGAAACTCCTCCTTCGCCAATTGGCCGGGCCATAATCTGGTGTATTGTGCTGTTTGTTGTTCTGGGCGTTATCTGGGCTTGTCTTGGTAAAACGGATGTTGTGGCTGTTGCTGAAGGTAAAGTAATTCCTTCTGGGCGAGTTAAAACTATTCAACCTTTAGAGCACGGGGTGGTATCCAAGATTTTAGTGCATGACGGTCAATTAGTGAAAAAGGGCGATTTACTTATTGAACTTGATACCACCTCAAGTGGTGCGGATGTTGATCGCTTAGATGCTGAGCTTGACGCCGCGCGACTTGAAAAGGCACGGCTTGATGCTTTGCTTGCGTGGAGTCCTGAGCTTGGCCTTAAACCTAGGCTTAAGGCTCCTGAGGGGGTTGAACCACATGAGGTTGAGCAGGAGAAGCGATATCTTGCTCAGGAAGCTGATGCCTTGCTCTCTAAACTTAAGACTTATGACAATGAGGTGCGCCGTATTAAAGCACAGATGCAGGCAGCTAAACATACTGTTGAAAAATTAAAAAATACTCTGCCGATCATTACCAAACAGGCTGCAATGCGCAAGCAGTTATATAATCAAGATGTAGCGCCCGAAAATGAATGGTTGGAAATTGAGACTCAACGTATTCAGGTTGAACAGGACTTCAAGACTGAGCAGCAAAAGTATGAAGAGGCGGAAGCTTCAATGTTGCTTGCACTTGAACAACGAGTTCAGACCCTTTCAGAATATCGCAGGGATCTTCTTGAACGGAGAACGCAGGTTTCTACTCAGGCTGAATCGTTAGTGCAGGAACTAAAGAAGGCGACTCAGGTTGATACCCTGCAACGTATAACCGCACCTGTGTCAGGCAAAGTTCAGCAGTTGAATGTGCATACCGTGGGTGGCGTAGTGACTCCGGCCCAGCCGTTGATGATCATAGTCCCAGAGAATTTTAAACTTGAGATTGAAGCCAAAGTACAAAACAAGGACATTGGCTTTGTGCGTGCAGGTCAGGATGTTGAGATTAAGCTAGAGGCCTTTCCTTTTACCGAGTACGGGATCATAGATGGTTCTCTTCGACATGTTTCCGGAGATGCCGTTCAGACCGAAGAAGGCGAATTATATTACAACGCCCGGGTAGATATGAAACAATCTTACATTCTGGTTAACGGGAAAAAGGTCAACTTAAGTCCGGGAATGCGAGCGTCAGCGGAAGTTAAAATTCGTCAGCGGAGGCTTATTGAATTCTTTTTATCCCCATTGCTCAAGTATACCAGTGAGAGTCTGAAGGAACGGTAA
- a CDS encoding metallophosphoesterase — protein sequence MKIIILGDIHGDFQVINYLVETEQPDIIIQCGDFGYWPRKNGWPPNDPQLKLGNTKLYWCDGNHEDHESLAKIASSGELEVAPNCFYQPRGSIFTLPDKRTVLFFGGADSTDKESRKEGDSWFSGEIPTVADFDKLAPNIHIDIVVSHTCPKSFNLRQAAPLGYRKSSWLAKADDPTRDILDLILRQYSPAQWFFGHFHIHQTDKFENTVWTALAIPMEDEEIWWVELKQ from the coding sequence ATGAAAATCATCATCCTAGGCGACATCCACGGAGACTTCCAAGTCATCAATTATTTGGTAGAAACGGAACAGCCAGATATTATTATCCAGTGCGGAGATTTTGGGTACTGGCCACGTAAGAATGGCTGGCCGCCAAACGATCCGCAATTGAAATTAGGCAATACAAAATTATATTGGTGTGATGGGAACCACGAAGACCATGAATCCCTTGCTAAGATTGCAAGCTCAGGGGAACTGGAAGTTGCCCCCAATTGTTTCTATCAGCCTCGCGGATCAATTTTTACACTGCCAGACAAACGCACAGTACTTTTCTTTGGGGGTGCGGATTCAACGGACAAAGAATCAAGGAAAGAAGGGGATAGTTGGTTTTCTGGTGAAATTCCAACAGTCGCTGACTTCGATAAACTAGCCCCGAATATCCACATCGATATTGTCGTCAGCCATACCTGCCCCAAATCATTTAATCTCAGACAGGCAGCGCCGTTGGGGTATCGCAAATCTTCATGGCTTGCCAAAGCAGATGACCCGACACGCGATATTCTTGATTTGATATTACGGCAATACAGCCCAGCACAGTGGTTTTTCGGACACTTCCATATCCATCAAACCGACAAATTCGAAAACACAGTCTGGACGGCTTTAGCAATCCCCATGGAAGATGAAGAAATCTGGTGGGTTGAACTCAAACAATAA
- a CDS encoding AAA family ATPase: MASEIKRIDSIKNMAVFQDFCWSSAVKDNGGNPVDFKQINILYGRNYSGKTTLSRIIRALEVGEISDKYDSPLFQLSFHDGSNLRHDSLQGHDHVVRVFNEDFVKDNLQFIVDDAQEINSFAILGEDNAKLEEAIEKLEFELGSEEKKTGLYAKLSTAQEAFKVVDQNYGEKEKDLNKKLQNKATKSPTSIKNNKMFGDVNYNTTKLKRDIGIVIKDSYDPLSDKVVDDFHKLLKEDSKDEIKESAVFNLKYSEISSKAKNLIEKKIQASDQVQEWLDNTDLAKWVESGRKYHKSKRNQCAFCGSLHPAEHWEELWGKLDKHFNQESKDLEAEIDDVLLLIDKEKGRARDLLKIEFSDFYSSFDDELKDLLELFATRSERYSASFASMKLQLEDRKNDIFTPLEYNEASSVEHNLNEVRDLYESIREESNLKTQNLEKKQSEARKSLRLHSVFKFTTDINYKDTCTSLDKLEDQKDKSKAHKVAVKNEVDSKIAEINELKSQLKDESKGAEQVNHYLNNFFGHHSLSLRAVAVEEASSGAAGYRFEITRNGKKAFHLSEGECSLIAFCYFMAKLEDIETKGSQPIIWIDDPISSLDTNHIFFIYTLIASEIIKKKSYRQLFISTHSLDFLKYLKRISGDYRGKGQNKVKIREFFLIERCGDFSRLSPMPRYLKEYVTEFNYLFHQIYKCATCETLDDASYQIFYNFGNNARKFLEIYLYYKYPNGKEGDNKISKFFGEGNIPILLTERINNEYSHLCGVFERGASPIDVPEMKTVARQIILKIKEDSDQYSALLESIGVQDDLMGT, from the coding sequence ATGGCTAGCGAGATTAAAAGAATTGATTCAATAAAGAATATGGCCGTTTTTCAGGATTTTTGCTGGAGTTCAGCAGTCAAAGATAATGGCGGTAATCCTGTAGATTTTAAGCAGATAAATATTTTGTATGGGCGTAATTACTCTGGGAAGACAACTTTATCGCGAATAATCCGCGCCTTAGAGGTTGGCGAGATTTCGGATAAGTACGATTCTCCCCTGTTTCAACTAAGCTTTCATGATGGCAGTAATCTTAGACATGATTCGTTGCAGGGGCATGACCATGTAGTGCGAGTTTTTAATGAAGATTTTGTGAAGGATAATCTCCAGTTTATTGTTGATGATGCACAGGAAATTAATTCATTCGCAATTTTAGGAGAAGATAATGCAAAACTTGAGGAAGCAATTGAAAAACTTGAATTTGAGCTTGGGAGTGAAGAAAAGAAGACTGGATTGTATGCTAAATTGTCTACAGCTCAAGAGGCTTTTAAAGTTGTAGATCAAAATTATGGTGAAAAGGAAAAAGATTTAAATAAAAAATTACAGAATAAGGCAACAAAATCTCCTACCTCTATCAAAAATAATAAGATGTTTGGAGATGTTAACTATAATACAACTAAATTGAAGCGTGATATTGGTATTGTGATCAAGGATTCTTATGATCCTCTATCTGATAAGGTTGTAGATGACTTTCATAAACTTCTTAAAGAAGATTCTAAAGATGAGATTAAAGAGTCCGCTGTTTTTAATCTTAAATATTCTGAGATTTCATCTAAAGCCAAGAATCTGATCGAAAAAAAAATACAGGCTTCTGACCAAGTTCAAGAGTGGCTTGATAATACCGATCTCGCAAAATGGGTTGAGTCAGGGCGAAAGTACCATAAAAGTAAAAGAAATCAATGTGCTTTCTGTGGTAGCTTGCACCCTGCTGAGCATTGGGAAGAGCTGTGGGGAAAGTTAGATAAACATTTCAATCAAGAATCTAAAGATCTAGAGGCTGAGATTGATGACGTTTTGTTATTGATAGATAAGGAAAAGGGACGTGCACGCGATTTACTTAAAATAGAATTTTCTGATTTCTATTCTAGTTTTGATGATGAGCTTAAGGATCTTTTAGAGTTGTTTGCAACTAGATCAGAACGTTATAGTGCATCTTTTGCTTCTATGAAGCTTCAGTTAGAGGATCGCAAAAATGATATTTTTACTCCTCTTGAGTATAATGAAGCTTCTTCTGTTGAACATAATTTGAACGAAGTTCGAGATCTTTATGAATCGATCAGAGAAGAGTCTAATCTTAAAACTCAAAATTTAGAAAAAAAGCAGTCCGAAGCCAGAAAATCCTTACGACTTCATAGTGTTTTTAAGTTTACTACGGATATTAACTATAAGGATACTTGTACAAGCCTTGATAAGTTAGAAGACCAAAAAGATAAATCAAAAGCACATAAAGTTGCTGTTAAAAATGAAGTTGATTCCAAGATCGCTGAGATTAATGAATTAAAATCTCAGTTGAAAGACGAAAGTAAAGGTGCTGAGCAAGTAAATCATTATTTAAATAATTTTTTCGGACATCATTCTCTTTCTCTTAGGGCAGTAGCTGTAGAGGAGGCTTCAAGCGGTGCTGCAGGGTATCGATTTGAAATAACCCGTAATGGTAAAAAGGCATTTCACCTGAGTGAAGGGGAGTGCAGTCTGATAGCTTTTTGTTATTTTATGGCAAAGCTTGAGGATATTGAAACCAAGGGGAGTCAGCCTATTATTTGGATCGATGATCCCATTTCCAGTCTGGATACAAATCATATCTTCTTTATTTATACTTTGATTGCTTCGGAGATTATTAAAAAGAAAAGTTACAGGCAGCTATTTATTTCAACTCATAGCCTTGATTTTTTGAAGTATCTAAAGAGAATTTCTGGTGATTATAGAGGCAAAGGACAAAATAAGGTAAAAATTAGAGAATTTTTCTTGATCGAACGTTGCGGCGATTTTAGCCGACTGTCACCAATGCCGAGATATTTAAAAGAGTACGTCACTGAGTTTAATTACCTTTTCCATCAAATCTACAAGTGCGCAACTTGTGAAACGCTTGATGATGCGAGCTACCAAATATTTTATAATTTTGGAAATAATGCTCGGAAATTTTTGGAAATCTATTTGTACTACAAATATCCTAACGGTAAAGAAGGTGATAATAAAATTTCAAAGTTTTTTGGTGAAGGTAACATCCCTATTTTATTAACAGAGCGAATAAATAATGAGTATTCTCATTTGTGCGGTGTATTTGAACGTGGAGCATCACCTATTGATGTTCCAGAGATGAAAACAGTTGCTCGTCAGATTATATTGAAGATCAAGGAAGACTCTGATCAGTACTCTGCTCTGCTTGAAAGTATTGGTGTGCAGGATGATCTGATGGGAACTTAA
- a CDS encoding TniQ family protein — protein sequence MSGSKLSMWPVRPKIQEGESLTSWLTRTANEYGYKPYILCQIALNKKVHPYTDFDLNLKGNDLKILAELSGQSFDELKKGTFKDLHGWTLQHSKNKKMLLDNRLSLPPRQRRVAVCPECLTNSKYGKPYLRKEWRISYNTVCHEHKLQLIDKCTRCKKPFYSTSPFILSTKKQICHHCKKPIQKMKKQCRENIYYKNMFLDDIFQGNGEGAIYHLNFYYNIRLFDYIRPKNYSLPEFINFKATKKDLRLIRKHNGDPLGKINIHLRHVLMPILIHIYEYYENVMRDRLKELQNIYKNNK from the coding sequence ATGTCAGGGTCAAAATTATCCATGTGGCCAGTCCGGCCTAAGATTCAAGAAGGTGAATCTTTGACCTCTTGGTTGACCAGAACGGCTAACGAATATGGCTATAAACCATATATATTATGTCAAATTGCTCTAAATAAAAAAGTACATCCATACACAGACTTTGATCTAAATTTAAAAGGCAACGATTTAAAAATCTTAGCTGAACTATCTGGTCAATCTTTTGATGAGTTAAAAAAAGGAACTTTCAAAGACTTGCATGGTTGGACTTTGCAGCATTCAAAAAACAAAAAGATGTTGCTTGATAATCGGCTTAGCCTCCCTCCCCGTCAAAGAAGGGTTGCAGTATGCCCAGAATGCCTAACAAACTCAAAATACGGAAAACCTTACTTGCGAAAAGAATGGCGCATTTCATACAATACAGTATGCCACGAACACAAGCTACAGCTAATTGACAAGTGCACAAGATGTAAAAAACCATTCTATTCTACAAGCCCATTCATTCTGAGCACCAAAAAACAAATCTGTCATCACTGTAAGAAACCAATACAAAAAATGAAAAAACAGTGCAGAGAAAATATTTACTATAAAAACATGTTTTTAGATGATATATTTCAAGGTAATGGAGAGGGTGCAATTTATCACTTAAATTTTTATTACAATATAAGACTATTCGATTACATTAGACCTAAAAACTATAGCCTTCCAGAATTCATTAACTTTAAAGCCACCAAGAAAGATTTAAGGTTAATACGCAAACATAATGGAGACCCTTTAGGTAAAATTAATATCCACTTAAGACATGTGCTGATGCCAATACTAATTCATATATATGAATACTATGAAAATGTAATGCGAGATCGTCTCAAAGAACTGCAAAACATATATAAAAACAACAAATAA
- the lipA gene encoding lipoyl synthase, translating into MSSEKNSEKYLRIPPWLRVKLPTGRTFNDTSKMLDDLNLNTVCQSAKCPNCWECFSRKVATFLIMGNNCTRDCAFCNICPGQIEPLDADEPRRVAEAVTRLGLKYAVITSVTRDDLDDGGAAHFAETIERIRAEHPECKIEVLIPDFQGNLDALKTVISAKPDVINHNVETPPALYPEIRPQADYKQSLELIERVKQLSDIHAKSGLMVGLGETDEQVYQVIDDLAAINCDIITIGQYMRPSKAHPAVKRYVEPAVFDEYAEYGRKLSVPHMFCAPLVRSSFNAAEAFDKL; encoded by the coding sequence ATGTCTTCAGAGAAGAATTCGGAAAAGTATTTGCGGATACCGCCTTGGCTGCGGGTTAAACTGCCCACCGGAAGAACTTTCAACGATACCAGCAAAATGCTGGATGACCTGAATCTGAACACGGTCTGCCAGTCCGCAAAATGCCCCAACTGCTGGGAGTGTTTCTCCCGTAAAGTGGCTACATTCCTGATCATGGGCAATAACTGCACCCGAGACTGTGCCTTCTGTAACATCTGTCCTGGTCAGATCGAACCGCTTGATGCGGACGAACCGCGCCGTGTGGCAGAGGCAGTAACGCGTCTGGGCCTGAAATACGCAGTCATCACTTCTGTAACCCGCGATGACCTCGATGACGGTGGTGCAGCCCACTTTGCGGAAACCATCGAACGTATCCGCGCCGAGCATCCCGAATGCAAAATTGAAGTGCTCATCCCGGATTTTCAGGGCAACCTTGATGCGCTCAAAACCGTAATCTCCGCCAAGCCGGACGTGATCAACCACAATGTGGAAACTCCGCCCGCGCTCTACCCGGAAATCCGCCCGCAGGCCGATTACAAACAAAGCCTAGAACTCATCGAACGGGTCAAACAGCTTAGTGATATTCACGCCAAATCAGGGCTCATGGTGGGCCTAGGCGAAACAGATGAACAGGTCTATCAAGTTATCGACGACCTCGCAGCCATCAATTGCGACATCATCACCATCGGCCAGTACATGCGCCCCTCAAAAGCGCATCCGGCTGTAAAACGCTACGTGGAACCTGCTGTTTTCGATGAATACGCTGAATACGGCAGAAAGCTTAGTGTGCCCCATATGTTCTGTGCACCGCTTGTCCGCAGTTCCTTCAATGCCGCCGAGGCGTTCGACAAGTTATAA
- the lipB gene encoding lipoyl(octanoyl) transferase LipB, giving the protein MEFIDLGLIPHGEAEKIQLARLKQVMEGTAGDALYLLEHPPVVTLGRQGGLENLLISEEALNAMGAEVVQTARGGNITCHYPGQLVVYPVMRIEKRRGGIKKFFYDMEETAIRTAARFGVEAARSEGRPGVWVGPGKLCSIGIGVKKWITYHGLSFNVSSDMKLFDAITLCGLHGAHPTSLSREAGKEISTEEVKNVFREEFGKVFADTALAAG; this is encoded by the coding sequence ATGGAATTTATTGATCTTGGATTAATCCCCCACGGGGAAGCAGAAAAAATCCAACTGGCAAGACTGAAACAAGTCATGGAAGGCACTGCCGGTGATGCTCTTTATCTTTTGGAGCATCCTCCGGTGGTTACCCTGGGCCGTCAGGGCGGACTGGAAAACCTGCTCATCAGCGAGGAAGCTCTGAATGCCATGGGAGCAGAGGTAGTTCAGACCGCAAGGGGGGGCAATATCACCTGCCATTACCCCGGCCAACTGGTGGTCTACCCGGTCATGCGCATTGAAAAACGGCGCGGCGGAATCAAGAAATTCTTCTATGACATGGAAGAGACCGCAATCCGCACTGCTGCCCGATTCGGTGTGGAAGCAGCCAGAAGTGAAGGAAGGCCCGGAGTCTGGGTCGGTCCCGGAAAGCTCTGCTCCATCGGCATCGGGGTCAAAAAATGGATCACCTACCACGGCTTGTCATTCAATGTTTCCAGTGACATGAAACTTTTCGACGCCATCACCCTCTGCGGGTTGCACGGCGCGCACCCCACCTCCCTTTCACGGGAGGCTGGCAAGGAAATTTCTACCGAGGAAGTAAAAAATGTCTTCAGAGAAGAATTCGGAAAAGTATTTGCGGATACCGCCTTGGCTGCGGGTTAA
- a CDS encoding small ribosomal subunit Rsm22 family protein — MSIKVSSLFPLPTKEVSKELDNYIKILQKTVPLKSKHSTELKYAIRDLSRDLTGERANLSNDYMGDPRSLNAYLRYFLPWNLYRLARLFQGLDIKLPDNGVVVDLGAGPLTVAQALWIARPDLREKKLTFINVDRTPKPMREGSRLFEALAGEKSPWRMVNVKGGSTSKIREKAHLLVTANMVNEVSAGTRTPLPVWAEKFCLSMVHKLAPEGRILIIEPGIRRSGRVLSVIRQEFVEAGFPILGPCTHTEECPMSGEQGKAWCHFNYDSDHAPAWLQKLSAQCRLEKDNVSLSFLYVGLRKEEVENPREGEMLIRAISESFRLDEGGFGQYGCAAQGQILLSAQGGAKTLYPGGLIGMPIPEEEKRDEKSGALIVPLPMREGDKRKREAKAAKPQQKQDSRSFKDRK, encoded by the coding sequence ATGTCTATTAAAGTAAGTTCACTTTTCCCCCTGCCGACCAAGGAAGTATCCAAGGAATTGGATAACTACATAAAAATTTTACAAAAAACAGTTCCCCTGAAAAGCAAGCACAGCACGGAACTGAAATACGCCATCCGCGATCTCTCCCGAGACCTGACCGGCGAACGAGCAAACCTGTCCAACGACTACATGGGTGATCCACGCAGCCTGAACGCATACCTGCGTTACTTCCTGCCTTGGAACCTGTACCGCTTGGCGCGTTTATTTCAGGGGCTGGACATCAAATTACCCGACAACGGTGTGGTCGTTGACCTCGGAGCCGGACCGCTTACTGTGGCTCAGGCCCTGTGGATCGCAAGGCCGGACCTGCGCGAAAAAAAGCTGACCTTCATCAACGTAGACCGCACCCCCAAACCCATGCGCGAAGGCAGTCGTCTCTTCGAAGCATTGGCCGGAGAAAAATCCCCATGGCGCATGGTTAACGTCAAAGGCGGCTCCACCTCCAAAATACGCGAGAAAGCACACCTGCTGGTCACCGCCAACATGGTTAACGAAGTATCCGCCGGAACACGCACCCCGCTCCCGGTATGGGCGGAAAAATTCTGCCTGTCCATGGTCCATAAACTGGCCCCGGAAGGACGAATCCTGATCATCGAACCGGGTATCCGCCGTTCCGGCAGGGTTCTTTCTGTAATCCGTCAGGAATTCGTGGAAGCAGGTTTTCCCATTCTCGGCCCCTGTACTCACACCGAAGAATGTCCCATGAGTGGCGAACAGGGAAAGGCATGGTGCCATTTCAACTATGATTCCGATCACGCTCCGGCATGGCTGCAGAAACTTTCAGCCCAATGCCGCCTCGAAAAGGACAATGTCAGCCTGAGCTTCCTCTATGTAGGTCTGCGAAAGGAAGAAGTTGAAAATCCACGCGAAGGCGAAATGCTCATCCGTGCGATATCAGAATCCTTCAGACTCGATGAAGGCGGCTTCGGACAATACGGCTGTGCGGCTCAAGGCCAGATTTTGCTATCAGCACAAGGTGGAGCAAAAACCTTGTATCCCGGTGGACTTATCGGTATGCCCATCCCTGAAGAAGAAAAGCGGGATGAAAAATCAGGCGCACTGATAGTCCCCCTGCCCATGCGTGAAGGTGACAAGCGTAAACGTGAAGCAAAAGCAGCCAAACCGCAGCAGAAGCAAGATTCACGTTCTTTTAAAGACAGAAAGTAA
- a CDS encoding ASKHA domain-containing protein → MNKKIIVRSHDGKVMELAPPEGLNIAQTLFLNGAFQGVPLCSGMGRCGLCKVRFESDPPQPRKEELHKFSTEEIESGWRLSCLHQAKAAAIFLPKPERVVPKVSDKFSRELTEDLALAVDLGTTGMHWAFTLNGETVKSGQELNPQIGLGSEVMSRLAFAAKPEQRKILSKLVTDRLQSIILETVPVKELVVSGNPSMTSILAQDDVESLSRAPYSLPDKGGKRVKLDAKLPEAYIPPHLAPFVGADITAGIVALNFSEVKAQPPYLFADLGTNGEFVLCLSEEEYIVCSVPMGPALEGVGMSNGRTAGPGAVSAFTLTPLGLTPTVIKADTPEQKQKPGITGTGYLSLCSLLLKSGVLTCEGQFGAGNTPFAAKLADKRTERNGTPVLDLGYEGLTLPAPDVEEILKVKAAFNLAMSALLNKAGLAPSDLKELILGGAMGQHVNINDLVATGFIPAESAAITRAAGNTSLKGAIVLTHNQEARDFAASLPACSKVLELAGSSDFGQKYLERMIFKYVY, encoded by the coding sequence ATGAACAAAAAAATCATCGTGCGCAGTCATGACGGGAAAGTCATGGAGCTTGCACCACCAGAAGGGCTGAACATAGCCCAAACCCTTTTCCTGAACGGAGCATTCCAAGGAGTGCCACTCTGTTCGGGCATGGGGCGGTGCGGCTTATGTAAGGTGCGCTTTGAATCCGACCCGCCACAACCACGCAAGGAAGAGCTACATAAGTTTTCCACCGAAGAGATAGAATCGGGATGGAGGCTATCCTGCCTGCATCAGGCAAAAGCAGCCGCAATATTTCTACCCAAACCGGAAAGGGTCGTTCCAAAAGTTTCAGATAAATTTTCCCGGGAGCTAACCGAAGATCTCGCCCTTGCAGTAGATCTGGGCACCACTGGGATGCACTGGGCTTTCACGCTAAATGGAGAAACCGTAAAATCCGGACAGGAGCTTAATCCTCAGATCGGCCTCGGCAGCGAGGTAATGTCCCGGCTGGCCTTTGCAGCAAAACCGGAACAGCGCAAGATTCTTTCCAAACTGGTAACCGATCGGCTGCAATCTATCATTTTAGAAACAGTCCCGGTAAAAGAGCTGGTTGTCTCCGGCAACCCGTCCATGACCTCCATCCTTGCGCAGGATGATGTGGAAAGTTTAAGCCGCGCACCTTACTCCCTGCCGGATAAGGGAGGTAAGCGGGTAAAACTTGACGCAAAGCTCCCTGAAGCGTACATCCCGCCACATCTGGCTCCGTTTGTTGGAGCAGATATAACCGCCGGGATCGTGGCCCTGAATTTTTCCGAAGTAAAAGCGCAGCCGCCATATCTCTTCGCTGATCTCGGCACCAACGGCGAGTTTGTACTCTGCCTTTCCGAAGAGGAATACATTGTCTGCTCCGTTCCTATGGGGCCGGCCCTTGAAGGAGTGGGCATGAGCAACGGACGTACAGCCGGACCGGGGGCAGTGTCTGCTTTCACCCTGACCCCGTTAGGACTTACGCCGACAGTCATAAAAGCGGATACACCGGAACAGAAACAAAAGCCCGGTATAACCGGGACAGGTTACCTCTCACTCTGTTCCCTGCTGCTCAAATCAGGTGTGCTGACCTGCGAAGGGCAATTCGGTGCGGGAAACACTCCTTTTGCCGCAAAGCTGGCCGACAAGAGGACAGAGAGAAACGGGACTCCGGTCCTTGATCTGGGATACGAGGGATTAACCCTTCCGGCCCCGGATGTGGAAGAAATATTAAAAGTAAAAGCGGCCTTCAACCTCGCAATGTCCGCCCTGCTGAACAAAGCCGGGCTGGCTCCTTCCGATCTTAAAGAACTGATCCTCGGCGGGGCAATGGGCCAGCACGTAAATATAAATGATCTGGTTGCTACCGGATTCATCCCTGCGGAAAGCGCTGCAATCACCCGCGCCGCAGGCAACACCTCCCTTAAGGGAGCAATAGTTTTAACACACAATCAAGAAGCAAGGGATTTCGCCGCCAGCCTGCCCGCATGTTCCAAAGTTCTGGAACTTGCCGGAAGCAGCGATTTTGGACAGAAATACCTTGAGAGGATGATTTTCAAATATGTCTATTAA
- a CDS encoding sirohydrochlorin cobaltochelatase, which yields MKKAILFAAHGSKNRAASSAMGNILKMAKEAHPDIPVFSAFTSGHVLKKLREQGQKLPTVKQNLENLSAEGFTHVVVQSLHVIPGTEFTNISRLLDRVEKGEIEFEKAVLGEPLLTNDQEIDEISDIILALLEDRDPQKEALILVAHGSKYSDSGNSLYDKFKEVLEAKDKNAYLGKLNSEGGIEEISDRIEKSGVKRAYLLPLLFGAGDHVKKDMAGEHEGSWKNVVASRGIEPITVVQGVGEFDIFAQRWMDKLEKAIRQLEE from the coding sequence ATGAAAAAAGCCATCCTTTTTGCAGCACACGGATCAAAAAACAGAGCCGCCAGCTCAGCTATGGGCAATATTTTGAAGATGGCTAAAGAGGCCCATCCGGACATCCCGGTCTTCAGTGCTTTCACTTCCGGACATGTACTTAAAAAACTTCGTGAACAAGGCCAGAAACTACCTACAGTTAAGCAGAATCTTGAAAATTTATCTGCAGAAGGATTTACTCATGTAGTGGTTCAGTCACTGCATGTTATTCCCGGGACTGAATTCACCAACATCAGCAGGCTGCTGGACCGAGTCGAAAAAGGCGAAATTGAATTTGAAAAAGCAGTGCTCGGCGAACCGCTGCTGACCAACGATCAGGAAATCGACGAAATTTCCGACATCATACTCGCTTTGCTGGAAGACCGAGATCCGCAAAAAGAGGCGCTGATCCTCGTTGCACACGGCTCCAAATATTCCGATAGCGGTAATTCCCTGTACGACAAATTCAAGGAAGTTCTGGAAGCAAAAGACAAAAACGCATACCTCGGAAAACTCAACTCGGAAGGAGGCATTGAAGAAATCAGTGACCGCATCGAAAAATCCGGGGTAAAGAGAGCATACCTTCTCCCTCTGCTCTTCGGGGCCGGTGACCATGTAAAAAAAGACATGGCCGGGGAACATGAAGGATCATGGAAAAATGTTGTAGCTTCACGCGGAATAGAGCCGATTACCGTAGTGCAGGGTGTCGGGGAATTTGATATTTTCGCCCAGCGCTGGATGGACAAACTCGAAAAGGCCATCAGGCAACTGGAAGAATAA